A section of the Plasmodium cynomolgi strain B DNA, scaffold: 0182, whole genome shotgun sequence genome encodes:
- a CDS encoding CYIR protein (putative;~vir-type antigen): MAQLKPDYKYVKSFPEYNSYFVDATIEDNDSFKGYCRSHTTNDLTSFTYNSDHLIAPCIKFVQFLTCLNEIPSNDKVHGCIYLCYRLYHGVLSKKESTYNTFTPFEIFAKAYKQHKEDAQIYLDYVKNTTNDIFLNIQTLIVLYENLENF, from the exons ATGGCGCAGTTAAAACCAGat taCAAATATGTGAAATCCTTTCCGGAATATAATTCTTATTTTGTAGATGCTACAATAGAAGATAATGATTCTTTTAAAGGATACTGTAGAAGCCATACAACTAATGATTTAACAAGCTTTACTTATAACAGTGATCATTTAATTGCACCTTGtataaaatttgtacaatttttaactTGTTTAAATGAAATACCTTCGAATGATAAAGTTCATGGTTGCATATACTTGTGTTATCGGCTATACCATGGTGTATTGAGTAAAAAGGAATCAACATATAATACTTTCACACCGTTCGAAATCTTTGCGAAAGCATATAAGCAGCATAAAGAAGATGCACAAATATATCTagattatgtaaaaaataccactaatgatatttttctaaatattcAAACACTCATTGTTCTTTATGagaatttggaaaatttttaa